In Chanodichthys erythropterus isolate Z2021 chromosome 20, ASM2448905v1, whole genome shotgun sequence, the genomic stretch CATACTTACGGAATTCTGAGTATTAAAAGCATCCATGTCTTTGGGAACTTGTGTAATTCTGAGGTTGGAACCTCTGAATTTGATACAACTCCATTCCAAGGTTAATGTAGTGACAGTATTTTTCTGTCATAAGCAACAAAGCTGTGCATGGATACATTTTGGCATTATGAGCATTGCTATAGGACTGAGTCAGAGTATATGAAGAGCTCAGATCTCATAACTGCGGTAATTCTGACGAAACGTGAACTTAGCGTTAGTATATACCCTCTGGTTAGTGCCAATTAGTTTTCGGGGTGCGCTATTGGAAACTATACAAACTACAAAGGCCATAAGAAGCCGCTGGATAATCCTGAAAATGCTTGCTCCTCGACATAAAGGCCACATTTTCCCACCAGTATCAAGTAATAAACCGATACCATATTGGAAAAAACAACACTTGTCAGATCAGGATCTCTGCTTCTcttgagtttctttgttcttttgtaaataaattatttatttttttctttttaataactTATTTTACCACAGACAACCTACTTCAAACACAGTACATGCTTATCTCCAGCTAAAATGGATACAAACCCATGAAGGTAACTTTGTTTctttaacatttaataacattatgCAGTCTTGTAAGATATCGCACTGTGTGGAGTAGGTTCTCTTTGAATTTAATGACTAACTTGTGCAAAACATCTGCAGAGGTGATGGGCTCTACACTTCTGGAGGAAGTTGTACTGCCTTTTCATCCAGTGCCAGGCACGTCTCGAGGCATTCCCCATCATTTGAGGCCTGTTCTGGACAAAGTTGTTCTTCGCCACCATCCTCGATAGGTGGAGGTACTTCGACAGACAAGCTCTTGGCCGAATCCTGCCCGCAGGTTTCTTGTTTTTGCCGTTCGCTCTCAGTCTCTGGATCATCACCTTCACTCACCACCTCCTCTACTTGTGCTGGGAGCGTCTCAAAGGCTGCCGTCTCTACGTGACCTACCTGATAGTAGAGAACAGAAGAAGGGTCTTTGAGAAGCCTCTGCTGGGTCTGATCATCTGGATGGTTCTCTGTAATACACAGCAGGGTGGCACCTTCAGGAAAAGGCCCCTCTAGAAGGACTCCCTCAACACCTTCCATGCCCTCCATTCCAGCCTGGCTGGACAGGGCACCCTGCAGGAGGCAAAGGGTTGGGTCAGCATTCTGCTCCTCCTCCACCTGCTGCTCCTCTTGTTCCAGTCTCCTTTCCCGTTCCTCTGCACTTTGTAGGTGAAGCACGGCCGTTTCGTTCTCACGCTCCAGGCTGTCGCATTGCTCCTCTTGCAGCTCCTGAACTCTTTGGCTTTCCAATTCCACATCCGAGTCCAAGggagaaagagacagagatgGCGAGGAGACTAGCTCTGTCTCTTCCCCACAGTCCTCACTAGACCTAACACCCAACAGGCTTCTCTTTTCCAGGTCAAGTTTCATGATGGTGTGGAGATAATGGGTACGCACACGAAGAGGGTTGAACTCAATGCGGCCAGCAGTGTTACCACAACCATCACGGGTGCAGCCACATGGGAATGACATCCGATCCACCTTTAGAACAAGGTACAGGAGAaagaacatgattttttttctgatgtTGCTAATAGTCCAAATCAGGGATTTCCAATTCTGCTTCTCGAGGGCCACCTttcagcagagtttagctctagCTCCAATTAAACAcatctgaaccagctaatcaaggtcctCAAGGTCACTAGAAACTTTCAGGCAGGTGTcctggagctaaactctgcagtagGGTGGCCTTCCAGGAGCAGAAAGGGACACCCTTGGGCTAAGTGGACACaacataaaagtaaaaagtactTTCTAGAATACCAAGTGCCATACCTGGCACTTAATTCCAGCCTGGCTGCAGCCGCAGTGTCGAGGGTCGCAGTAGAAGCGGCAGTCACAACCACATTCCTCCCGGGACAAACGTATGGCACGCAGCTCAGCCTTTTCTCTGGCATCTATACGGGCAATACCTGAGGCCCTCAGTAGTGCCCGGCGCCGCTTGGTAGGAAGAGGCTGCAGGAAGAAGCAATCGTCCACCTCCACACTCTCAATGTCTAGATCCTCATCGGATATGTCATCCAAGGTAAGCAATTCTGCTT encodes the following:
- the csrnp2 gene encoding cysteine/serine-rich nuclear protein 2, with protein sequence METVSSRGLKRRFEEVDSGSPCSTPKDSDDDISSSDSADSCDSLNAPSSSLTPPSILRRHKVSLGRKQVRFDAVTVYYFSRRQGFTSVPSQGGSSLGMARHHCAIRHYTLGEFAREQESSHKHVLRQHLRQEKLNARKLKLTRNGTVDCPEAELLTLDDISDEDLDIESVEVDDCFFLQPLPTKRRRALLRASGIARIDAREKAELRAIRLSREECGCDCRFYCDPRHCGCSQAGIKCQVDRMSFPCGCTRDGCGNTAGRIEFNPLRVRTHYLHTIMKLDLEKRSLLGVRSSEDCGEETELVSSPSLSLSPLDSDVELESQRVQELQEEQCDSLERENETAVLHLQSAEERERRLEQEEQQVEEEQNADPTLCLLQGALSSQAGMEGMEGVEGVLLEGPFPEGATLLCITENHPDDQTQQRLLKDPSSVLYYQVGHVETAAFETLPAQVEEVVSEGDDPETESERQKQETCGQDSAKSLSVEVPPPIEDGGEEQLCPEQASNDGECLETCLALDEKAVQLPPEV